In the genome of Panulirus ornatus isolate Po-2019 chromosome 43, ASM3632096v1, whole genome shotgun sequence, the window CCACTAGATGACTCGTAACCTCCATGGTACTTGATGAACATGACTTTATTGACCTTGAGAGCAACACCTCATTGCCGTCTTTTCCTCAATAGCGTCTGGGAGACACGAGCTGGCATGGTATAAAGAAACTGCACTGAAATCACTGGAGCTTTTAGCATTACTATATGGCATCACATCTCGTTAACAGGAGATCTTCACACATTTCAATGTTTTCCGGACTTCAACGACACACTAAGACCGAATTACCTTCATTAACCTACGAGGGTGGAACCGTGGGGCCATTACAGCAGGCGGTTGGACCAGCCACGGGAATTAAAATGTAAACATTACGAATGAAAAAGCCGATTACACTTGTTACGTGCAAGTCTTTCAGACACTTAGACGAGTGTATAAATTCTCTTTTGGAGCATATGTGGGATCCCTTCACACTGTTGCACTCAGGTTTCACATTCTGACGTACATACGGTCTTCGATGTTTGAGAACATCATCACAGTATCATTGATGATACACATTTGTCTACTAAAACGACTTACAGAACTGAAGTTTGGGATTCATTTCCTGCCTCATTATTCGGGTCTCAAAGTCTGCCGTCGTAGTCGACGATAAGGTTACACGGGAACCAGGTGTTACTTCACCTAAGTACACTCTGATACCTGCACGACAACAAACGCGGTAATATTTATGGCAGAATGAACACTTGTGGGTAGTTGGTGCGTGCTAAGGCTAATGGTCCTTATGTTCATACTACCACCTGTCCAACCTttccttccatcatcacctgatAACCTCCTAAAACAATCTAACAACTTTTCTATaacctcccaacaccacctgtcAAAACAATCTAACAACTTTTCTATAACCTCCTAACACCACCTGTTAAATTCTCGTTAACCTTCCCAGCATCACTTGTCAAGCTCTCGTTAACCCTTCAGCATGATCTGCCTGATTACCTGCAAGCCTTAGTTATCGTTAAACTCAACGTCACCTATCAAATTTTCGTTATGCTCCAACACCGCCTTTCAATGCGTCGTTAAGCTCTCAACTTCACCTGACAAACTATCGTTAAGCTCCCAGTATTATCATCCGTCAAGACCTCGCGAGTATAAATTTCTGATCAACATAGGAAGGGAGCTACTTGACAAGGTTGCCAGGTAAGGTATCTCATACCTCGACGCCAAGGATTCTGGCAACCCTCGATCCACTTAAGTTTTCCATCACTTCCTCTGCTGATATAAGAATTAGGAATGGAAAttgggaggtggagagatggaattTTCTAGGTAAACGAGTTGGACCTTGGAACGAGCCGGCAAGTACACCACCAACgctgaaaatataaacaaaatgtttGGGACAACAACCATTGCCAATCTGCCTAAATGGATCAGGTTATAGGGTAACTGGTTTCCTATCATCTCTCTTCGGTCACTTCTTTCATTCTTAATCTTTTTAGTTTCTCCAATTCGATTGTACCTTCTCACACACTGACGTAGGCGTCACTGCCCGGGGTCGATGCCATTATACTGAGAAATAAATATCTGTCTTTGCAGTTGTCACCATTTGTTTTTTTGCTACTCTTCCATTAACCTCTCCTCCTTGTCCCCAATCTGTATTTTCTTGTCTTTAGCATTTCTCTCCCTTGTCTTTCTCGTTTCAAATTATTTTCAACCACTCAATCTCTCCCTTTACATTTGCCTTGCCATTTCCTCTTCAGCCCGCTTACCTTTCTGTCATTATGTATCTTTCCCTTCTTTActtctgccttttttttctcagatttctaTATCTCGCCGTCACAGACTGTGGGAGAGGACCTCTGTGTCATCAGCGGCCGAGCCCCCAAGTGTGCCCTTTCACGGCTGACAGACTATTGGTGTGGACCCATGTTTTGTTGGAGGATGTCAGGGCCCGTAAATTggtacttgattttttttttatcacttcgAAGATGTGCAGTTTCGTACGTTTTCATAATATGTATGCGTATTTATGTATGGTTATACATACAGATGTTAACAGCTTCTGGGTTTTCAGTAGATAGGATGAAGTCTGTATTGGAATAGCTGATATCCACACAATGTGTTGGGTACTTGATTTATATCTCTAGTTATATTCGTCGATGGATCCAATTTCCATGCTACTCTGTTGAAGATGAGGTTTGGTAAGGACCTTAATATGTCACTGTGGCTCAGCTTCATTAATTCATACTTCATGagatgcagtgaccaaacctgagaagcatcaTCCAATTTTGGTCAATAGTTTCctaaacattttcatatttgtaTGCTTGAACATATGCTTTTTCaaggtgtgttgatggtgtttcaCAGTATGTTTGTCAAGTTGTTGGTGGTGCGGTGTGTTAAACAGTCAACATTTGTTACAGGGAGACGCGAGCGGTGGTGGAGATTGAGGACCCGGACTATATGCTTGAGATGATAACTAGGCTGGGCAGCTCAATCATCCGGGCAAATGAGCTAGAAAAGTGAGTTGGTGAGCCAACAGGTCTCCTTAATGTTTTATACAACAGGTGCCACCCCCAGGCAGGTCCCTCTTTTGTACACCACAGGTGCCATCACCAGGCAAGGCCTTCTGCTGTACAGTGTTGATGCCAACATCTGCCAGGGCCCATTGCAGCACAATGATGGTGCCACTATCTGGTGGGGCCCTTTGCTGTAACCACTGGTGTGACGTCACCACTTGGTGGAGACCCCTACCATACACCACTAGTGCCATCATCAGGAGGGGCCCTCTGCTGGTGCCATCATCTGGAGGGGCCCTCTGCTGGTGCCACCATATGGTGGGATCCTCTGCTGTAACCACTAGTGCCACCATCTGATGGGGCCCTCTACTGTAACTACTGCTGCCACCATCTGGCAGAGCGTTCTGCTGTACACTAAGGGAGCGACCAATGTGGTGCTAGTTGTAGTTgtaactttaaaagaaaatatgaaaacattcactgagaccctaAGATTTGTACAAAGATGGATTTTACAAATTGCTTAATTTTGTTCTGAACTGATCCACATCATGTTATTGTGTTTATTTCAATCTAGTTAGCATGATAGTATGGCCTGTGGGTATGATTTCCTTGACCTTCAACTGGACCCTTAAAAGGTAAGGTGAAAGAGCAAGCCATTATATACAAGGGTCACACCCTCACGGTCAAGAACTTAAATTTGTTGAATTTCTTCCAAATGCATGGGCAAAATTTTGGGCTATGCTTCAAATTATCCAATTCTTGTGTCCTTTTATTTCTGAATTAGAAAACCCTGATGTCTTTACCTCCAattaatttatcaaaaaaaagttttcattaCAGTGTCAACTTTCTTGATGGATCATCATTGTAATAAACAGTGCATAGCCCCCCAAAAAATTACTCTGTAATGAGTTACCAAACAGTAATTTGAAAGGAACCCACTGGATGGAACAGCATGAGAATACTAGGACTTGTCAAGGTAGGGTGTTGAGCCCTCAAGCCCTTATATTGTACATATTTCCTCTTCTGCATTAGTCTGGATAAATTACAGAAATGTTAGATCATTACATCAGTTATGATTATCATATGTTCTCCCCAGAgatcattatcatacatacataagacaGGAAGCTGTTGCAGTAACATCTCCCTGTTGCTGAGACACCAACCTCATGTAGAGACTGGATGGCTTGTCACTACATCCAGGGAGGGTCACCCCAGCTTCATTTCTCTTGAGCTTTCCCAACCACAACCATGGTAATATGTTACTGCTGTAGCAACTGAACATCTGAGTGCATGATGTTGATCAGAGTAATGTGGAGTTACAGTGATAAGTCAACTGAAGCATATTACCTACATGAGCCAAACAATGAACTCCAGGGCAATACAAATGGTGATGGTACCTGATGTAACAATTCAACATGCCCATATTTATCAAGATTAAtctagtgggagaccaaagtggaggtggaaggatggagtgaaaagattttgagtgatcagggcctgaacatacaggagggtgaaaggcatgaaaggaataaagtggattggaacgatgtggtataccagggtcgacttgctgtaaaTGAATTGAACAAggatatgtgaaacgtctggggtaaaccatggaaagttttgtgaggtctgggtgtggaaagggagctgtggttccagtgcattacacatgacagctagagactgagtgtggatgaatgtagccttttttgtcttttcctagcactacctcatgcgcccACGTgtagggatgctatttcatgtgtgatggggtggtgacaggaatggatgaaggcagcaagtgtgaatatgtacatgggtatatatgttgatgtctgtttatgtatatgtatgtatacgttgaaatttataggtatgtatatgtgtgtgtgtgtgggcatttgtgtatatacatgtgtatgtaggtaggttgggcaattctaccgtctgtttccttgcgctacccactaacatgggaaacagcaattaattatgataaaaataaataattattcatatattcaattTAATCTATTATGCTATGAAAAACATCTTTACACCTGAAATTTCCTCCCTAATATTCATTTTGTCACAATAAACTATAGACAGACATGTATCTGAAAAAATCAGCTTACATACTCTCCTACCATAACCCAAACCCCATTTTGTGGGTGGCCACAGGACCAATTCTCATTCAAGTGATCCAAGGTGGAGTTGTGAtaacttttttatttgtttttcaccCCCAAATCGAAATAGCTTTAAAAAGTCATCCAGTGAAGTTATCAAAATTTGTAAATTAACAACTACATCTAAGGGAATGCCTCTTCTCTGCTTTTAAACTTATAAAGATATCCTTGAAAATTCTCAAGGTCAAGAAAAACAAATATTGACCTGTTCTGagtgaaaaaagaattatcaGTAAATCATTAAAGCAACCCTAATTTCTACATCAAAATAACTGATCATTTCATGCTAAAGCCAAGAAGGTTCCCATTAAATTACATCTAAAATTATGTTAAATAGCATTTCACAATTCTTTTTATTTGTGAAATGACTCGTATCAAAAAATATATTCACATACCGTTATTTATGCTTCAGGTCTGGTATACAACTGAAGTAGACCAtacagtttcttcttttttcacaaaaCTGCAAAATATCACTCATTAACTTCTCATTACATGATAATGCTCCTTGGGTTATTCAGTACAATCTATTACAATAGTAATGTGTACCAGAATGAAGAATAAAGAGACAAAAGTGCCTGACTATTATTCAGAAGGGGGACAATAATCAGGCCAGAGTAACTCACTGTACAACCCAGCACAGACTGTCCCCCTGTGGTGCCCTGCTTTAACAGGCTGCTGTTTAGTGTGAGAGATCATCGGAAACTcacattcctcctccctctttttaaTGTTTAGTTCTGAAAAAATATGGCTTGGGAGACAGAAAACCCATTGCAAAATCCACATTAGAATTCTAAAATTCAAGAAGTGGAGCATGAGATGCAAGTGTGTGCATGTGGTCAGAGGGAGGTATAGGTGGAGAATGTGGTGGGGCTTACCAGTGTCAGATAAGCATGACAGTGACAGTAAAAACAGTCCAGTGTTAGCTGAAGGTGCTCTTGGTGGCAAGTGCCCAAATAAATCCTGAAGACTTGGCTTCACCTGGGATATACTTTTGCTTGTGCCTTTTTGGCTACTATGAAAGAACTGAATAGCACTAATGCTGGTCAATATATTATGCtcatcatttatattcattaaaaTTTTAGTTTTCTTTTGTTCTGTATACTTAGAATTTCAAAGATGCCTTTCAAATCTGCTGGATTACAAAGGAAATAACTGAATGTTGTAAATATTATAAAGACTAGTTATGATAATAAACATTATTTCATGTTCTCTTGTATTCCCTCTGCATGAGATCCTTGTCAAGCATTACATCCCTATATAAAAACCCTAATAACCATTGCTTGGCAATACTTCTACACAGGTTCCTAAACCTAATAGTCTGTCCTCAAGCTCACTCACAGTGTAAGCCACAAAACTTAAATGTCTCTATCCCACAGCAAGGTAACTAATGATTATACTTTTCTTTTCAAGTGACTTATTCTTTCCTCATGTTCCCCTCAGATTCGTACGTTCCTCTGGCAGTGCTAAGCGAGGGCTGGACCTGGGACTAGGCAGGGGTTTCAGTGGTTCCCAGGCAGCCAAGCATCTGATGGGTCTTGCTGCTGCCAACTATGCTGGTGGacctggcaggaggaggagaagccctgAAGATGCCCTTGATCTCTCCCATGATGACACCCTTTACGCCCATGGTCAAGCTGCCGATTTGGCAGAGTCAACACGATAAACTGATGTGGTTGACTGTtgtgtaacaacttgcctcctctGTCCTCTCTCATAATGCCTCCCTCGCTTCACCTTTGGTTTTATCTGCTCATTGCCTCAAGTTACAGTACTTTACTGACTCTCCTCAACATGTTGCCTCAATATCTTCAGATCTAACGCAGACCCAACAACAATAAGATCCCAAAAGCATTCAGAAACTGTACAAAGATGGTCAACTTGTATGATGTATGGCTGATGCCCATCAGACTGTTCCTGTAGTTGGATTGTATGTATTATGCAGTCAAACTTTCATCATTAGAAATTATATGAGTAAAGTTTCATCACCACCTCAGTTCAACATTGTGATTTGTACTGAAAGAATACAAGATAGTCTTTCTAGAAGGAAGTTATGTAGTGGTTTTATTCTCATAATCCAATTATACTTCCATTGCTTTTTGACTGATACTGCAAGTATATAACATGTACAACATAGCCTCTGTTCATTTTTCCCTAGAGGTAGATCATATATTTATTGCCAAACTGATTTCTCAGTGTTCAGTCACTATGTACCAGAATAACTTCAGTTTTCCTTTC includes:
- the Dh31 gene encoding diuretic hormone class 2, translated to MNSTGAVFASLVLALIFLSSVNSVPLNRETRAVVEIEDPDYMLEMITRLGSSIIRANELEKFVRSSGSAKRGLDLGLGRGFSGSQAAKHLMGLAAANYAGGPGRRRRSPEDALDLSHDDTLYAHGQAADLAESTR